One region of Deltaproteobacteria bacterium genomic DNA includes:
- a CDS encoding FAD-binding oxidoreductase, protein MSGALPERAEIVIVGGGVMGLGLAYNLARRGLTDVVVLEQSYLCYGASGRNGGGIRAQWSTEDNIRLMLRSIELCKAFAREMRMNIWFRQGGYLFLARDAEVMAAVEKNVALQNRCGVPTRLLSPAAARKIVPELELQGILGAAYNPDDGVVFPWPFVWGYAQQATAAGVTVSPFTEVTGIERQGSEITAVRTSRGSIATKIVVNATGAWSPRLAALAGVELPNKPYRHEIMVTESLKPFLGPMVSLLGSGLYFSQSMRGEIVGGMGDPDEPPGLTFESSFEFATRFAEAATNLIPALRGVRVLRQWAGCYDVTPDEHPIVGETPGLPGFVQLVGFGGHGFMMAPAVTESCARWLTGGDKDPFFDRYTLERFADGGTGYASESMIIG, encoded by the coding sequence ATGAGCGGCGCCCTCCCCGAGCGCGCCGAGATCGTCATCGTCGGCGGCGGCGTCATGGGCCTGGGCCTGGCCTACAACCTCGCCCGGCGAGGCCTCACCGACGTCGTCGTCCTGGAGCAGAGCTACCTCTGCTACGGGGCCTCGGGCCGCAACGGCGGCGGCATCCGGGCCCAGTGGTCCACCGAGGACAACATCCGCCTGATGCTGCGCAGCATCGAGCTGTGCAAGGCCTTCGCCCGAGAGATGCGGATGAACATCTGGTTCCGGCAGGGGGGCTACCTCTTCCTCGCCCGGGACGCCGAGGTGATGGCCGCCGTCGAGAAGAACGTCGCCCTCCAGAACCGCTGCGGCGTCCCCACCCGGCTGCTCTCCCCGGCCGCCGCCCGGAAGATCGTCCCCGAGCTGGAGCTCCAGGGCATCCTCGGCGCCGCCTACAACCCCGACGACGGGGTGGTCTTCCCCTGGCCCTTCGTCTGGGGCTACGCCCAGCAGGCCACCGCGGCCGGGGTCACCGTCTCCCCCTTCACCGAGGTGACGGGGATCGAGCGCCAGGGCTCGGAGATCACCGCCGTGCGCACCAGCCGGGGCTCCATCGCGACGAAGATCGTGGTGAACGCCACCGGCGCCTGGAGCCCCCGGCTGGCGGCCCTGGCCGGCGTCGAGCTGCCCAACAAGCCCTACCGCCACGAGATCATGGTCACCGAGAGCCTCAAGCCCTTCCTGGGGCCGATGGTCTCCCTCCTGGGCTCGGGCCTCTACTTCTCCCAGTCCATGCGGGGCGAGATCGTAGGCGGCATGGGCGACCCCGACGAGCCGCCGGGCCTCACCTTCGAGAGCTCCTTCGAGTTCGCGACCCGCTTCGCCGAGGCGGCCACCAACCTGATCCCCGCCCTGCGGGGCGTCCGGGTGCTGCGCCAGTGGGCCGGCTGCTACGACGTCACCCCCGACGAGCACCCCATCGTGGGCGAGACGCCGGGGCTCCCCGGCTTCGTGCAGCTGGTGGGCTTCGGCGGCCACGGCTTCATGATGGCCCCGGCGGTCACCGAGTCCTGCGCGCGCTGGCTCACGGGTGGTGACAAGGATCCCTTCTTCGACCGATACACCCTGGAGCGCTTCGCCGACGGGGGCACGGGCTACGCCTCCGAGTCGATGATCATCGGCTAG
- the proC gene encoding pyrroline-5-carboxylate reductase has product MSEKITRSLAFVGVGNMGEAILRGLLESGAADPSKVTVSHPRADRREHLHEHYGVKAVAKNAEAVEGAGVVMICVKPQIFTKVLDEIGPALAPDALTISIAAGVPIPAMEKRMHREARVVRVMPNTPCLVGAGASVLAPGPHATDEDLALADTIFQAVGVTVQVDESLIDAATGLSGSGPAYIFLVIEALADGGVKVGLSRSRALKLAAQTVYGAAKLLIESGEHPGRLKDQVTSPGGTAIAGIHTLESGGLRRTLIDAVESATLRARELGEGFLD; this is encoded by the coding sequence ATGAGCGAGAAGATCACCCGGAGCCTGGCCTTCGTCGGCGTGGGCAACATGGGCGAGGCCATCCTGCGGGGCCTGCTCGAGAGCGGCGCCGCCGACCCGAGCAAGGTCACGGTGAGCCACCCCCGCGCCGATCGGCGCGAGCACCTCCACGAGCACTACGGCGTGAAGGCCGTGGCGAAGAACGCCGAGGCCGTCGAGGGCGCCGGGGTGGTGATGATCTGCGTGAAGCCGCAGATCTTCACCAAGGTCCTCGACGAGATCGGCCCGGCGCTGGCCCCCGACGCCCTGACCATCTCCATCGCCGCTGGCGTGCCCATCCCGGCCATGGAGAAGCGGATGCACCGCGAGGCCCGGGTCGTGCGGGTGATGCCCAACACCCCTTGCCTGGTGGGCGCCGGCGCCTCGGTGCTGGCCCCGGGGCCCCACGCCACCGACGAGGACCTCGCCCTGGCCGACACCATCTTCCAGGCGGTGGGCGTGACGGTGCAGGTGGACGAGAGCCTGATCGACGCCGCCACCGGCCTCTCGGGCTCCGGCCCGGCCTACATCTTCCTGGTCATCGAGGCCCTCGCCGACGGGGGCGTGAAGGTCGGCCTCTCCCGCTCCCGGGCCCTCAAGCTGGCCGCCCAGACCGTCTACGGGGCCGCCAAGCTGCTCATCGAGAGCGGCGAGCACCCCGGGCGCCTCAAGGATCAGGTCACCAGCCCCGGCGGGACCGCCATCGCCGGCATCCACACCCTGGAGTCCGGGGGGCTGCGCCGCACCCTCATCGACGCCGTCGAGTCCGCGACCCTGCGCGCCCGCGAGCTGGGTGAGGGCTTTCTCGACTAG
- a CDS encoding DUF167 domain-containing protein, producing MRPYLREIPGGVRLEILVQPRASRSKIVGEHDGRLKVALAAPPVDGEANEALLKLLAKLLGVPRRAVRITSGETGRRKVVEVEGADPARLASLP from the coding sequence GTGCGCCCCTACCTCCGGGAGATCCCGGGGGGCGTTCGCCTCGAGATCCTGGTCCAGCCGCGGGCCTCGCGCTCGAAGATCGTGGGCGAGCACGACGGGCGGCTGAAGGTGGCGCTGGCGGCGCCGCCGGTGGACGGCGAGGCCAACGAGGCGCTCTTGAAGCTGCTGGCGAAGCTCCTCGGCGTACCGAGGAGGGCCGTGCGGATCACCTCGGGCGAGACCGGGCGGCGCAAGGTCGTCGAGGTCGAGGGCGCCGACCCGGCCCGCCTCGCCTCGCTCCCCTGA
- the mgtE gene encoding magnesium transporter yields the protein MLTPDPTLRPWDELRRILYTDDPRALEDYLEGLGGGDAARALSRLSRQEQTRVLTTLDPEEAAYLIEEIPEAQAADLVGALPAGDAAAIFSEMDSDEQADLIVAIEAGSAEAILARMDPGEATGVRALASHDPEEAGGLMRTRFLSYPERATVQDVLEGLRAGAEHYRDFQVQYSYIVDAGGRLTGVLRLRDLFFTPPETTIASIMIRDPITVRIETPLEELQYFFERNELLGVPVVDEAGTLMGIVHRHDIEEAAGERADSDFLKSQGIIGEELRSMPLLRRSRRRLGWLSVNILLNLLAASVIAAYQETLAAVIALAVFLPIISDMSGCSGNQAVAVSIRELTLGVVRPFEVVRVWTKEVSVGVINGVVLGLLIAVAAFVWKGNAYLGLVVGAALALNTVVAVSIGGTVPLILKHFEVDPALASGPVLTTLTDMCGFFLVLSLATALLPLLGG from the coding sequence ATGCTGACCCCTGACCCGACCCTGCGTCCCTGGGACGAGCTGCGCCGCATCCTCTACACCGATGATCCCCGCGCCCTCGAGGACTACCTCGAGGGCCTGGGCGGGGGCGACGCGGCCCGGGCCCTCTCCCGCCTCTCGCGGCAGGAGCAGACCCGTGTCCTGACGACCCTCGATCCCGAGGAGGCCGCCTACCTCATCGAGGAGATCCCCGAGGCGCAGGCGGCCGATCTGGTCGGCGCCCTGCCCGCCGGCGACGCGGCCGCGATCTTCAGCGAGATGGACAGCGACGAGCAGGCGGACCTCATCGTCGCCATCGAGGCGGGGAGCGCCGAGGCCATCCTCGCCCGGATGGATCCCGGCGAGGCGACCGGGGTCCGCGCCCTCGCCAGCCACGATCCGGAGGAGGCGGGCGGCCTGATGCGCACCCGCTTCCTCTCCTACCCGGAGCGCGCGACCGTGCAGGACGTGCTCGAGGGCCTGCGGGCGGGCGCCGAGCACTACCGGGACTTCCAGGTGCAGTACAGCTACATCGTCGACGCCGGAGGAAGGCTGACCGGCGTCCTGCGCCTGCGGGACCTCTTCTTCACGCCCCCCGAGACCACGATCGCCTCGATCATGATCCGCGATCCGATCACCGTGCGGATCGAGACCCCCCTCGAGGAGCTGCAGTACTTCTTCGAGCGCAACGAGCTGCTGGGGGTCCCGGTCGTGGACGAGGCCGGCACCCTGATGGGCATCGTGCACCGCCACGACATCGAGGAGGCCGCCGGTGAGCGGGCGGACAGCGACTTCCTCAAGTCGCAGGGCATCATCGGCGAGGAGCTGCGCAGCATGCCCCTGCTGCGGCGCTCCCGCCGGCGGCTGGGCTGGCTGAGCGTCAACATCCTGCTCAACCTCCTGGCGGCGAGCGTGATCGCCGCCTATCAGGAGACGCTGGCCGCGGTCATCGCCCTGGCCGTCTTCCTGCCGATCATCTCCGACATGAGCGGCTGCTCGGGCAACCAGGCGGTGGCGGTGAGCATCCGGGAGCTCACCCTGGGGGTGGTGCGGCCCTTCGAGGTGGTGCGGGTCTGGACCAAGGAGGTCTCGGTGGGCGTCATCAACGGCGTCGTCCTCGGGCTCCTGATCGCCGTGGCCGCCTTCGTCTGGAAGGGGAACGCCTATCTCGGCCTGGTCGTCGGGGCGGCGCTCGCCCTCAACACCGTCGTCGCGGTCTCCATCGGCGGGACCGTCCCCCTGATCCTGAAGCACTTCGAGGTGGATCCGGCGCTGGCCTCGGGGCCGGTGCTGACGACCCTGACGGACATGTGCGGCTTCTTCCTGGTCCTGAGCCTGGCCACGGCGCTCCTGCCCCTCCTCGGAGGGTAG
- a CDS encoding (2Fe-2S)-binding protein: MTTSRLDPSPDSEVTITLDGETITARPGEPLAAALMGAGVQVIGRSSKYHRVRGAPCGRGHCHQCLCRVDGQPNRQACQTPVSEGMVVERQNALGSAENDLLAATDWLFPRGLDHHAMFTGMPLIQPVVQKVVRKLSGLGHLPGALPAAEGLPPLLDQGPEGVEVLVIGGGNAGIAAARAIQGAGARPLLVEALPELGGRLRSPLHEDEPRTTLPGLRVRTGTSAEWISGPGHPLEVVVRQAQRLQRILPRAVVLATGNYVGLSRFENNDLPGLFDARWAAELVARWGVLPGRKVLLCAMDELTDRLRALLEEAGASIVATLPAEAALGRGETRVLGVNGRHWVEQVVLATPEGEKRLACDALIHSLPGHPCLELFHAAGGQPGWSDERSAFEARVAPDGSTPRPGVFAAGSMTARMSPAEASESGARAGSAAAAFALSRPPEHDHAG, from the coding sequence GTGACCACCTCCCGCCTCGATCCCTCCCCCGACTCCGAGGTCACGATCACCCTCGATGGTGAGACGATCACCGCCCGCCCGGGTGAGCCCCTGGCCGCTGCCCTGATGGGGGCCGGGGTCCAGGTCATCGGCCGCTCCTCGAAGTACCACCGGGTCCGGGGGGCGCCCTGCGGCCGGGGCCACTGCCACCAGTGCCTCTGCCGGGTCGACGGCCAGCCCAACCGGCAGGCCTGCCAGACCCCGGTGAGCGAGGGGATGGTGGTGGAGCGGCAGAACGCCCTCGGCTCGGCCGAGAACGATCTCCTGGCGGCCACCGACTGGCTCTTCCCCCGGGGCCTCGACCACCACGCCATGTTCACCGGGATGCCCCTGATCCAGCCGGTGGTGCAGAAGGTGGTCCGCAAGCTCTCCGGCCTCGGCCACCTGCCCGGCGCCCTCCCGGCGGCCGAGGGGCTGCCCCCGCTCCTGGACCAGGGGCCCGAGGGCGTCGAGGTCCTGGTCATCGGCGGCGGCAACGCGGGCATCGCCGCGGCCCGGGCGATCCAGGGCGCGGGAGCCCGGCCGCTCCTCGTCGAGGCCCTCCCGGAGCTGGGCGGCCGCCTGCGCTCCCCCCTCCACGAGGACGAGCCGCGGACCACCCTCCCCGGCCTGCGGGTGCGCACCGGCACCTCGGCCGAGTGGATCTCCGGGCCCGGCCACCCCCTGGAGGTCGTCGTGCGGCAGGCTCAGCGGCTGCAGCGCATCCTCCCGCGGGCGGTGGTGCTGGCCACCGGCAACTACGTGGGCCTCTCCCGCTTCGAGAACAACGATCTGCCGGGCCTCTTCGACGCCCGCTGGGCCGCCGAGCTGGTCGCCCGCTGGGGGGTCCTGCCGGGGCGCAAGGTCCTGCTCTGCGCCATGGACGAGCTGACCGACCGGCTCCGCGCCCTCCTCGAGGAGGCCGGCGCCAGCATCGTCGCCACCCTCCCCGCCGAGGCCGCCCTCGGCCGGGGCGAGACCCGGGTGCTGGGGGTCAACGGCCGCCACTGGGTCGAGCAGGTCGTCCTCGCCACCCCCGAGGGGGAGAAGCGGCTGGCCTGCGACGCCCTGATCCACTCGCTGCCCGGCCACCCCTGCCTGGAGCTCTTCCACGCCGCCGGGGGGCAGCCCGGCTGGTCCGACGAGCGCTCGGCCTTCGAGGCCCGGGTGGCCCCGGACGGCTCCACCCCGCGGCCGGGGGTCTTCGCCGCCGGCTCGATGACCGCCCGGATGAGCCCGGCCGAGGCCAGCGAGTCCGGGGCCCGGGCCGGCTCCGCCGCCGCGGCCTTCGCCCTCTCCCGCCCGCCGGAGCACGACCATGCCGGGTAG
- a CDS encoding YggT family protein — translation MSPNLALLIYRFLEFFTYVIIARVLITWVIRDPENPINKVLGTLVDPMTRPFKRYLTWGMMDFSPIVLILAVNFLQSLLVPYFQAH, via the coding sequence ATGTCCCCCAACCTCGCACTCTTGATCTATCGCTTCCTGGAGTTCTTCACCTACGTGATCATCGCGCGGGTGCTCATCACCTGGGTGATCAGAGATCCCGAGAACCCCATCAACAAGGTTCTCGGGACCCTGGTCGACCCCATGACGAGGCCGTTCAAGCGCTATCTGACCTGGGGGATGATGGACTTCTCTCCCATCGTGCTGATCCTGGCGGTGAACTTCCTGCAGTCGCTGCTGGTGCCCTACTTCCAGGCGCACTGA
- a CDS encoding (2Fe-2S)-binding protein, which translates to MPGSDRTLICACEDITLTDVKAAIEKGYRDVESVKRYTGFGTGICQGRSCLTGIARLLREAGVPAQDLLPITPRPPVGLVPLGELAAMAAGDPDAEPGSGG; encoded by the coding sequence ATGCCGGGTAGCGACCGCACCCTCATCTGCGCCTGCGAGGACATCACCCTCACCGACGTGAAGGCCGCCATCGAGAAGGGCTACCGGGACGTCGAGTCGGTGAAGCGCTACACGGGCTTCGGCACCGGCATCTGCCAGGGCCGCAGCTGCCTGACCGGCATCGCCCGGCTCCTGCGCGAGGCCGGCGTCCCGGCCCAGGACCTCCTGCCCATCACCCCCCGGCCCCCGGTCGGGCTGGTGCCCCTGGGCGAGCTGGCCGCGATGGCCGCGGGCGACCCGGACGCCGAGCCCGGGAGCGGCGGATGA
- a CDS encoding DivIVA domain-containing protein: MKITPLDIQKKTFRTVWRGLDEAEVDTFLEIVAAELEEVVKENIRLEEELRRKTGHLEEHKEREKVLQETLLTAQRITSDIKEQARKESELLLKDAERQAEKILQDAHRRLVELLQDIAELKRQRTSFEAGVKQIVASHLKLLEEMSDRTPAPVAAERISENVSFLAPRRAAEGGEED; this comes from the coding sequence GTGAAGATCACCCCTCTCGACATCCAGAAGAAGACCTTCCGCACCGTCTGGCGCGGCCTCGACGAGGCCGAGGTCGACACCTTCCTCGAGATCGTCGCCGCCGAGCTCGAGGAGGTCGTGAAGGAGAACATCCGCCTCGAGGAGGAGCTCCGGCGCAAGACCGGCCACCTCGAGGAGCACAAGGAGCGGGAGAAGGTCCTCCAGGAGACCCTCCTCACCGCCCAGCGGATCACCTCGGACATCAAGGAGCAGGCCCGCAAGGAGAGCGAGCTGCTCCTGAAGGACGCCGAGCGCCAGGCCGAGAAGATCCTCCAGGACGCCCACCGCCGCCTGGTCGAGCTGCTCCAGGACATCGCCGAGCTCAAGCGCCAGCGAACCAGCTTCGAGGCCGGCGTGAAGCAGATCGTCGCGTCCCACCTCAAGCTCCTCGAGGAGATGAGTGACCGGACCCCCGCCCCGGTGGCCGCCGAGCGCATCTCCGAGAACGTCTCCTTCCTGGCCCCGCGGCGCGCCGCCGAGGGTGGCGAAGAGGACTAG
- a CDS encoding alpha/beta fold hydrolase: MGDPAQSALLPFAAREALAYAAEGALLPLAALRPRRPTGHGPTVVMVHGYGSGRGAFTPLERSLREHGYQRFARHGFITRWKRFDDLVDGLDRFIREQVPGGPLVLLGHSIGGLLARAWLQRGGEGARRTRGLCTLSSPHEGLWIAPLLPAVPVMKDLAVESPTLARLKAGDRHLSEIPALSIVSSRDHFVRPAEGAAFAHAELSIVDHVGHVGVLFDADTQDQVASFLRRVAPPEGQTLRSRP, translated from the coding sequence GTGGGAGACCCTGCCCAGAGCGCGCTCTTGCCCTTCGCGGCCCGGGAGGCCCTCGCCTATGCGGCGGAGGGGGCCCTCCTGCCCCTGGCCGCCCTGCGCCCCCGGCGCCCCACCGGCCATGGCCCCACGGTGGTGATGGTCCACGGCTACGGCAGCGGGCGCGGCGCCTTCACCCCCCTGGAGCGCTCGCTCCGGGAGCATGGCTACCAGCGCTTCGCCCGGCACGGCTTCATCACTCGCTGGAAGCGCTTCGACGACCTGGTGGACGGCCTCGACCGCTTCATCCGGGAGCAGGTCCCGGGCGGCCCCCTGGTCCTCCTCGGCCACAGCATCGGCGGGCTCCTCGCCCGGGCCTGGCTGCAGCGCGGCGGTGAGGGTGCGCGCCGCACCCGCGGGCTCTGCACCCTCTCCTCCCCGCACGAGGGGCTCTGGATCGCTCCGCTCTTGCCCGCGGTGCCGGTGATGAAGGACCTCGCCGTCGAGAGCCCCACCCTCGCCCGCCTGAAGGCTGGCGACCGCCACCTCTCGGAGATCCCGGCCCTCTCGATCGTCTCGAGCCGGGACCACTTCGTCCGTCCGGCAGAGGGCGCGGCCTTCGCGCACGCCGAGCTCTCCATCGTCGATCACGTCGGCCACGTGGGCGTCCTCTTCGACGCCGACACCCAGGACCAGGTGGCCAGCTTCCTGCGGCGCGTCGCGCCCCCGGAAGGTCAAACCCTCAGGAGTCGCCCGTGA
- a CDS encoding von Willebrand factor type A domain-containing protein, with protein sequence MSRDPHGYISFKSLAALSGALVMGGLFTVSLFGDNIRSLFGASADSLAGNEYRYPMAGVALEGHKSLADFSAASADSPYGGEVASGDKHEDHGVNGFFSTEQDRFSTFAIDVDTASYTFSRRAIREGRLPHAAGVRVEEFVNAFAYGYPAPRQAPFSVSVDGMPSPFDPDRVFLRVGLQGRRVEAKDRKPARLVFLVDVSGSMSSPDKLPMAQEALKLLARNLRPKDTVALCTYAGSTRLVLPPTGAEDLETIEEAIDSLTSGGGTAMNSGLETAYALARKGLSPQVTTRVIVLSDGDANLGPSRTGDMLQTIAQGAREGVTLTTVGFGSGNYNDAAMERLADEGNGQSVYIDGPKEARKVFQAQLEGTLEVIAKDVKIQVEFDSSVVKRYRLVGYENRDIADRDFRNDARDAGEVGAGHSVTAVYELELTDRAADLGTVRVRAKDPEAGVEDPATEYAFAIGATAVGPAAEASDDLRFALGVASLAERLRGSAFALEWSAETIVELTCDAAGQSDERVEHCELARQAAHLLESRS encoded by the coding sequence ATGTCCCGCGATCCCCACGGCTACATCTCGTTCAAGTCCCTCGCCGCCCTCTCCGGCGCCCTCGTCATGGGAGGGCTCTTCACCGTCTCCCTCTTCGGAGACAACATCCGGTCGCTCTTCGGCGCCTCGGCCGACAGCCTGGCGGGCAACGAGTACCGCTACCCCATGGCCGGGGTGGCCCTCGAGGGCCACAAGAGCCTGGCCGACTTCTCCGCGGCCAGCGCCGATTCGCCCTACGGCGGTGAGGTCGCCAGCGGGGACAAGCACGAGGACCACGGGGTCAACGGCTTCTTCTCCACCGAGCAGGATCGCTTCTCGACCTTCGCCATCGACGTCGACACCGCCTCCTACACCTTCTCCCGGCGCGCCATCCGGGAGGGGAGGCTGCCCCACGCCGCGGGGGTGCGGGTGGAGGAGTTCGTCAACGCCTTCGCCTACGGCTACCCGGCGCCCCGGCAGGCCCCCTTCTCGGTCTCGGTGGACGGGATGCCCTCACCCTTCGACCCCGACCGGGTCTTCCTCCGCGTGGGCCTGCAGGGCCGCCGCGTCGAGGCGAAGGACCGCAAGCCCGCCCGCCTCGTCTTCCTGGTGGACGTCTCGGGCTCGATGTCCTCGCCGGACAAGCTGCCGATGGCCCAGGAGGCCCTGAAGCTCCTGGCCCGGAACCTCCGGCCGAAGGACACGGTGGCCCTCTGCACCTACGCCGGCTCCACCCGCCTGGTGCTGCCCCCCACCGGCGCCGAGGACCTCGAGACCATCGAGGAGGCCATCGACTCCCTGACCAGCGGCGGCGGCACGGCCATGAACAGCGGCCTGGAGACCGCCTACGCCCTGGCCCGCAAGGGCCTCTCGCCCCAGGTCACCACCCGGGTCATCGTCCTCTCGGACGGCGACGCCAACCTCGGGCCCTCGCGGACCGGCGACATGCTGCAGACCATCGCCCAGGGCGCCCGGGAGGGCGTGACCCTCACCACCGTCGGCTTCGGCAGCGGCAACTACAACGACGCCGCCATGGAGCGCCTGGCGGACGAGGGCAACGGGCAGAGCGTCTACATCGACGGCCCCAAGGAGGCCCGCAAGGTCTTCCAGGCCCAGCTCGAGGGCACCCTGGAGGTCATCGCCAAGGACGTGAAGATCCAGGTCGAGTTCGACTCCTCGGTGGTGAAGCGCTACCGCCTGGTGGGCTACGAGAACCGCGACATCGCCGACCGCGACTTCCGCAACGACGCCCGGGACGCCGGCGAGGTGGGCGCGGGCCACAGCGTCACCGCCGTCTACGAGCTGGAGCTCACCGACCGCGCCGCCGACCTCGGCACCGTGCGGGTGCGGGCCAAGGACCCGGAGGCGGGGGTCGAGGATCCGGCCACCGAGTACGCCTTCGCCATCGGCGCCACCGCCGTGGGCCCGGCCGCGGAGGCCTCGGACGACCTGCGCTTCGCCCTGGGCGTGGCCTCCCTGGCCGAGCGGCTGCGGGGCAGCGCCTTCGCCCTCGAGTGGAGCGCCGAGACCATCGTCGAGCTGACCTGCGACGCCGCCGGCCAGAGCGACGAGCGGGTCGAGCACTGCGAGCTGGCCCGCCAGGCCGCCCACCTGCTCGAGAGCCGCAGCTAG
- a CDS encoding class II glutamine amidotransferase, with protein MCRFALYLGPDLPIASLITEPSNSIIHQSFHSAEREEPLNGDGFGLCWYVEGHERPALFKDVSPAWNNLNLHELARVTHTTALLAHVRAATAGLPVTQLNCHPFVDGPISFMHNGTLAGFARLRKRIIHEISEEAFARIQGSTDSEYLFAIFLDALGVERHAGKEGLDALSAALEQTVATAERLRRAIGEETPSRLNLVACDGRVAVACRFVSDGNLPAHSLYVQQGERYGRVGAHVRMEAPGESHAALVLASEPLSDNTGWRAISPGHLVELEAGRPWRERPLAL; from the coding sequence ATGTGCCGCTTCGCCCTCTACCTCGGCCCGGATCTCCCCATCGCCAGCCTCATCACCGAGCCGAGCAACTCGATCATCCACCAGAGCTTCCACTCGGCGGAGCGCGAGGAGCCCCTGAACGGAGATGGCTTCGGCCTGTGCTGGTACGTCGAGGGGCACGAGCGGCCGGCCCTCTTCAAGGACGTCTCGCCGGCCTGGAACAACCTCAACCTCCACGAGCTGGCGAGGGTGACCCACACCACGGCGCTGCTCGCGCACGTGCGGGCCGCCACGGCCGGCCTGCCGGTGACCCAGCTCAACTGTCACCCCTTCGTCGACGGCCCCATCTCCTTCATGCACAACGGGACCCTCGCGGGCTTCGCCCGGCTGCGAAAGCGGATCATCCACGAGATCTCCGAGGAAGCCTTCGCGCGGATCCAGGGCTCGACGGATAGCGAGTACCTCTTCGCGATCTTCCTCGACGCCCTCGGGGTGGAGCGCCACGCGGGGAAGGAGGGCCTCGACGCGCTCTCGGCGGCCCTCGAGCAGACCGTCGCCACCGCCGAGCGCCTCCGGCGGGCCATCGGCGAGGAGACCCCCTCCCGGCTGAACCTCGTCGCCTGCGACGGGCGCGTGGCCGTGGCCTGCCGCTTCGTCAGCGACGGAAACCTGCCGGCGCACAGCCTCTACGTGCAGCAGGGGGAGCGCTACGGGCGGGTGGGCGCGCACGTGCGAATGGAGGCGCCCGGCGAGTCGCACGCGGCGCTGGTGCTCGCCTCCGAGCCCCTCTCGGACAACACCGGGTGGCGGGCGATCTCTCCCGGGCATCTGGTGGAGCTCGAGGCAGGCCGGCCCTGGCGCGAGCGCCCGCTCGCCCTCTGA
- a CDS encoding peptidase MA family metallohydrolase: protein MRRVLLLLLALLLLPAQAGAYSQEPLVGPARVHEEASLPLPEGAELVAESPRFRFVAFPDAAAPARAVAAEAEGLRNALEENLGQDYPGRTEVRVAMSRSAFQALQPDGQTAPSWAVGLAYPSLNLIVLDASPKGGRQPPRQVLLHEISHLALDRIAPHRFPRWFLEGMAVYHAAEFDPGRTATLATATLRGDWIDLIDLGRGWPEDPLDVQLAYAEAVDFVGWLFREHGQRGIHRLVASVKEGADFDAALEVGTGSPLWKLEKAWHEDLRLRFTWVPLLASGGTLWTLTSLLFLLAYWRKRRQNRAGMRRMELEELLHQGVALSPQQLDELDRIYSGEDGEEGPEGDADEDGPDDPEDEPRKVPYLH, encoded by the coding sequence ATGCGCCGGGTCCTGCTCCTCCTCCTCGCCCTCCTCCTGCTGCCCGCGCAGGCCGGAGCCTACTCGCAGGAGCCCCTGGTCGGCCCCGCGCGGGTGCACGAGGAGGCCTCCCTCCCCCTCCCCGAGGGCGCGGAGCTCGTCGCCGAGAGCCCCCGCTTCCGCTTCGTGGCCTTCCCCGACGCGGCCGCGCCGGCGCGGGCAGTGGCGGCCGAGGCCGAGGGCCTGCGCAACGCCCTGGAGGAGAACCTCGGGCAGGACTACCCGGGCCGCACCGAGGTGCGGGTGGCCATGAGCCGGTCGGCCTTCCAGGCCCTCCAGCCGGACGGTCAGACGGCGCCGAGCTGGGCGGTGGGCCTGGCCTACCCCTCCCTGAACCTGATCGTCCTGGACGCCTCCCCCAAGGGCGGCCGGCAGCCCCCCCGGCAGGTGCTCCTGCACGAGATCTCCCACCTCGCCCTGGACCGCATCGCCCCCCACCGCTTCCCCCGATGGTTCCTGGAGGGGATGGCCGTCTACCACGCCGCGGAGTTCGACCCGGGGCGCACGGCCACCCTGGCCACCGCCACCCTCCGGGGCGACTGGATCGACCTCATCGACCTGGGGCGCGGTTGGCCGGAGGATCCCCTGGACGTCCAGCTGGCCTACGCCGAGGCGGTGGACTTCGTCGGCTGGCTCTTCCGGGAGCACGGCCAGCGGGGCATCCACCGGCTGGTCGCCTCGGTGAAGGAGGGCGCCGACTTCGACGCGGCCCTGGAGGTCGGGACCGGCAGCCCCCTCTGGAAGCTGGAGAAGGCCTGGCACGAGGATCTGCGGCTGCGCTTCACCTGGGTGCCCCTCCTGGCCTCGGGCGGGACCCTCTGGACCTTGACCAGCCTGCTCTTCCTCTTGGCCTACTGGCGAAAGCGCCGGCAGAACCGCGCCGGGATGCGCCGGATGGAGCTGGAGGAGCTCCTGCACCAGGGCGTCGCCCTGAGCCCCCAGCAGCTCGATGAGCTCGACCGGATCTACAGCGGCGAGGACGGCGAAGAGGGCCCGGAAGGTGACGCGGACGAGGACGGCCCCGACGACCCGGAAGATGAGCCCCGGAAGGTGCCGTACCTGCACTGA